In the genome of Candidatus Pristimantibacillus lignocellulolyticus, the window GCGGAAAAAATGCTGCAGCTAGTAAAAATGTTAAGAATCCTATAATTAACTGAAATATTGACCAAGCTAGCATTCCTTTGAAATATTTTCGTCCACAATATAACAATGGAACCGTCTTTTGTTGTTGGACCCACCCTTTGAGCCCTCCAAGATACATTCCACGGACAAAGCTTTGTAACACTACAAATACAGCCGATAGAATAATCGATAAGATTACCCATGATTGGGTTCCCGATTGTAAGTGTGTATATGGGACTTTAATATCTGTGAGTGTTGGCATATTTAGTGGTATTGTTGCGTTAAAACTTATTGTTTGTGCAGCAGGATCTCCTGTTGTAAACGATGTATCAAAGAAAGGAAATGTGGAAACTCCAAAATATATACCAAGAACGACTAATACTGTAGTAAGGACTTCAAACATAATTATTAGTACTATTAATCTTAAATTTGCCATTGACGTCTCCTTATCAACATCATAGAAGTTTCCATTATTGTGATTCTCCGCTTGAATCTGTTTTGTACGTTTCGAAGAAATCTTCTATAAATTGTGAGGCTGCTTCTTCATTCGCAAATAGGCAATCAAGTAAATCTTCTTCCAGACTGGTGATAACAGTACCATTGAAGAGACTTAAGAGTGCTTGGTAATTTAATGTGGATTTCGCACCTATCAATTTAGAAAGTTGCGCGATCTCATATCCTAATTGTTGAACTGTTACTTTCATTCCTAATTGTTCGAAAATATGATCGTACTCTATAGAAGTTTGAGGTTTCTCTGTTTCCATTTCAGAAAAATACTGATGACTATACAATTGGATTAATGCTTCATATTTTTCAAATTGAATACTCCCATGTAGATCTTCATAGTAAAACCGTTCTTCACAGGCGATACCGAATGTACGAGTCTCACTGCACCACTCCTTGTACTCTGGTGAGTCCAATACTCTATTCATAGTCTCATCTATTGATAAATCTTGTTCCAAATATGTACGAGCTAAGTTTGTTATAGATTGAGATAATTCCCAATCGCGTTTAAATAATTGTTCGTCCATAATTACCTCCAAATTTTTCCTATATAATAGACGTATACTTGTTGGAATAGTTGCACTTTTTGGAGAATACATCCAATTTAATTCCAAATGATATCTAGTAGACAACATTAAAAAGAGCTTGGTCAGTGACCAAACTCTTTAATCTTCATATTTAGCAGCTAATTGCTTAATGGATTACGCCCATTTTTCTCTAATTTGCTCTGCTTCTCGTACCATACGTTCGATCAACTGGGTAACTGTGGGAATATCATGAATTAGACCGACCACTTGACCTGCCCAACCAAAGCCTGCTTCTGCATTTCCTTCGTGTATCCAACGTTTGTTGGCTTCACCGCTAATATAGTTTTTCAAATCCTCATAAGTAGGTGAAGTTTTTTCGATAGCGATAATTTTATCAGTATACTCATTTCTTAATGCTCTTGCAGGAGAATGAATGGAACGTTTGATGACCGTAGTATCAATCTCAGAACTTTCAATAATAGCTTCTTTATAAGAAGTTGAAGCGTCGACACACTCCTGAGTAGCGATAAAGCGTGTTCCCATCTCAATGCCTTCCGCTCCAAGCGCATGAGCAGCCATCCATCCACGACCATCTCCGATACCGCCTGATGCAATGACCGGAATTTCAACGGAATCAACGACTTGCGGGACAAGCACCATCGTGCCTACATCATCACGTCCTAGATGTCCTC includes:
- a CDS encoding nitronate monooxygenase family protein, encoding MNWDTRITELLQIKYPIIQGGLAYLAYADLASAVSNAGGLGQITAMSLASDDALLQEINRTRSLTNKPFGVNFAIGMHGIDYKTRVQTAIDEQVPVVTITGGDPTTILQMLQPTNIQSLVLVASRRQAQKAEQLGASAVIVVGHEGGGHLGRDDVGTMVLVPQVVDSVEIPVIASGGIGDGRGWMAAHALGAEGIEMGTRFIATQECVDASTSYKEAIIESSEIDTTVIKRSIHSPARALRNEYTDKIIAIEKTSPTYEDLKNYISGEANKRWIHEGNAEAGFGWAGQVVGLIHDIPTVTQLIERMVREAEQIREKWA